In Camelus ferus isolate YT-003-E chromosome 10, BCGSAC_Cfer_1.0, whole genome shotgun sequence, the following proteins share a genomic window:
- the SCT gene encoding secretin, whose amino-acid sequence MPRRPAARQPPCPPLLPPPHARPGGKGHSACGFGFGSPGPRPGPAPRACPSRAPGGQARPPHRLLPCGSQSPPPPRGPARGAPPRRWGRAAGRGNSWGGGPDLPARSMGRGSGGAEPARRRPPRPQPLARRSYKGAAARPPLSPRLGAPTMATRALLLLLLLLLLLLLGGCTARPAPPRAPRHSDGTFTSELSRLRESAQLQRLLQGLVGKRSEQDTESSTTWTKSSESHLCLLWVDRPSLQAWMSLRAPVDRVWSPQLLPGLRAGVMMSEPAIPAAEGPR is encoded by the exons ATGCCCAGGCGCCCTGCGGCCCGCCAGCCCCCCTGCCCGCCGCTCCTCCCGCCGCCCCACGCCCGGCCAGGGGGAAAGGGTCACTCGGCCTGCGGCTTCGGCTTCGGGTCGCCCGGCCCtcgccccggcccggcccctcgCGCCTGCCCCTCCCGGGCCCCGGGCGGCCAGGCCCGGCCTCCGCACAGGCTGCTCCCCTGCGGGTCTCAGtcaccgcccccgccccgcggGCCCGCCCGAGGGGCGCCACCGCGGCGGTGGGGGCGGGCGGCCGGCCGGGGCAACAGCTGGGGGGGCGGCCCTGACCTTCCCGCGCGATCGATGGGGCGCGGCTCGGGCGGCGCGGAGCCGGCGCGGCGCCGACCCCctcgcccccagcccctggcccggCGCTCCTATAAAGGGGCCGCGGCCCGGCCGCCTCTCAGCCCCCGCCTCGGCGCGCCCACCATGGCCACGcgggccctgctgctgctgctgctgctgctgctgctgctgttactcGGAGGCTGCACGGCGCGCCCCGCGCCCCCCAG GGCCCCGAGACACTCGGACGGGACGTTCACGAGCGAGCTCAGCCGCCTGCGTGAGAGCGCGCAGCTGCAGCGgcttctgcagggcctggtaggGAAGCGCAG cgaGCAGGACACAGAGAGCAGCACCACCTGGACCAAGTCCTCTGAGAGCCACCTCTGCCTGCTGTGGGTAGACAGGCCCTCCCTGCAGGCCTG GATGTCCCTGAGGGCCCCCGTGGACCGGGTCTGGTCTCCCCAGCTGCTTCCTGGACTGAGGGCTGGGGTCATGATGTCAGAGCCGGCCATCCCCGCTGCTGAGGGACCTAGATGA